Proteins encoded by one window of Lacipirellulaceae bacterium:
- a CDS encoding flavin prenyltransferase UbiX, whose protein sequence is MKNICIGITGASGAVYSLRLIEVLLATGHDVHLSISPSGAAVIKQEMDLTIDLKDFRPADLMLHDVTNASDSKIKLLQASAGIGTADSNVLSVEARPVGELHYHHWQDFMTPIASGSFVTEGMVITPCSGTTLSAVAHGAAGNLIQRAAEVHLKEGRKLILVPREAPLSRPAIENMRKASEAGAVILPASPGWYHGVSTLRDLVDFIVARICDQLGVDNCLIKRWGQE, encoded by the coding sequence ATGAAAAACATCTGCATTGGAATCACCGGCGCGAGTGGCGCTGTCTACTCGCTGCGGCTCATCGAGGTGCTGCTCGCCACGGGGCACGACGTACATCTTTCGATTAGCCCTTCGGGCGCGGCTGTCATTAAGCAGGAGATGGATCTCACGATCGATCTGAAGGATTTCCGACCCGCGGACCTGATGCTGCATGATGTGACGAATGCCTCGGATAGCAAGATCAAACTGTTGCAAGCCTCGGCGGGCATCGGAACCGCTGATAGCAATGTGTTGTCGGTCGAAGCACGACCGGTGGGCGAGTTGCATTACCACCACTGGCAAGACTTCATGACGCCAATCGCTAGCGGTTCGTTCGTCACCGAAGGAATGGTCATCACGCCATGTTCAGGGACGACGCTCAGTGCCGTGGCACATGGAGCGGCAGGCAATCTGATTCAACGGGCCGCGGAAGTGCATCTCAAGGAAGGACGAAAACTGATTCTCGTTCCTCGTGAGGCCCCGCTTTCACGACCAGCGATTGAGAACATGCGAAAAGCGAGCGAAGCAGGTGCGGTGATCCTTCCCGCTTCGCCCGGTTGGTACCACGGGGTGAGTACGCTCCGCGACTTAGTGGACTTCATCGTAGCCAGAATATGCGACCAACTCGGCGTCGACAACTGCCTGATCAAACGCTGGGGCCAAGAGTAG
- a CDS encoding UbiA-like polyprenyltransferase: MLKTARHFLSLIRFSHTIFALPFALLAAVMAWRLRSLESATVEFVEGIRLTIFGMTLDLGGFELSKLQIRPQELLGILLCMVTARSAAMAFNRLVDRKIDAGNPRTSGRHLPAGILSTTQVTIFTTFTSLAFIASTLLFLPNRLPLYLSVPVLLFLFGYSLTKRFTSLAHFWLGAALASSPLAAWIAIRGQTVLANPTDLLAPAVLGGAVLTWVAGFDILYACQDVDFDREAKLHSVPVKLGVPGALRLAAVCHLGTILFLAALIWAYPAFGWIYIAGVVAVAALLIYEHSLVKPDDLDRVNTAFFNVNAVISLGLLAVGTLDLVLQ; this comes from the coding sequence ATGCTCAAGACCGCCCGCCACTTTCTCTCGCTGATCCGCTTTAGCCACACCATTTTCGCGCTGCCATTTGCGTTGTTGGCGGCGGTGATGGCTTGGCGATTGAGATCGCTTGAGTCCGCGACAGTAGAATTCGTTGAGGGAATTAGGCTGACCATCTTTGGCATGACGCTGGATCTCGGCGGCTTCGAATTGTCTAAGTTGCAAATACGCCCTCAAGAGCTCCTCGGCATCCTCCTCTGCATGGTCACCGCTCGCAGTGCGGCGATGGCGTTTAATCGGCTGGTTGATCGCAAGATCGACGCTGGGAATCCGCGTACCTCTGGAAGGCACTTGCCGGCGGGGATCCTCAGCACGACACAAGTCACAATATTCACGACTTTCACGAGCCTCGCGTTCATCGCCAGCACATTGTTGTTTTTACCGAATCGCTTGCCGCTATACTTGAGCGTCCCTGTTCTGCTGTTTCTCTTTGGCTACAGCCTGACGAAGCGATTCACTTCCCTGGCCCACTTTTGGCTTGGCGCCGCGCTTGCGTCTTCGCCGTTGGCCGCTTGGATTGCCATCCGCGGCCAAACCGTCCTCGCAAACCCCACAGACCTACTCGCCCCAGCAGTACTCGGCGGGGCGGTCCTCACTTGGGTCGCCGGTTTCGACATCCTTTACGCCTGCCAGGATGTCGATTTCGACCGCGAAGCCAAGTTGCACAGCGTCCCCGTCAAGCTCGGCGTCCCCGGTGCCCTGCGACTGGCCGCGGTTTGCCACCTGGGGACGATTCTCTTTCTGGCAGCTCTCATCTGGGCCTACCCAGCGTTCGGCTGGATCTACATCGCCGGCGTAGTTGCCGTTGCTGCGCTGCTAATTTACGAGCATTCTCTGGTGAAGCCCGACGACCTTGACCGGGTCAACACGGCCTTTTTCAACGTGAATGCCGTGATAAGCCTTGGGCTCCTAGCGGTTGGCACCTTAGACTTAGTGCTTCAATGA